From the Anguilla anguilla isolate fAngAng1 chromosome 8, fAngAng1.pri, whole genome shotgun sequence genome, one window contains:
- the LOC118233982 gene encoding zona pellucida sperm-binding protein 3-like, whose product MTPVQIGVVLLVVASYALVHAEVSVECSWNDTVIVKWTERQRKTGSPDPYILLGNCLPTTTADGTGGEMETVFSTQLDDCRFRRMITEDQVIYSNELSYWAGAIQTSYPVTCVYPRPQDWGPPLYTPTWLLLESGDLRFHMALMNGDFSGPAQSSTFYLGSLIPIWAAVDQQAHLPLLLLLDECVAATTPGPDPPGPVYPIIANGGCLMDSKIGRSMFRPRVKTSELELHVQAFKFSLGANIYIHCRLSVWDPESLDEGKKACFYCKDEKRWVLLDDRSQNSLCSCCDSHCGYRKTRGLRSGFHGLTHNAILGPLVIQDARETSLNASVKSLRTAGF is encoded by the exons ATGACGCCGGTGCAGATTGGCGTGGTCCTTTTGGTCGTAGCGAGCTATGCTCTTGTCCATGCAG AAGTTTCGGTGGAATGTAGCTGGAATGACACCGTAATTGTGAAATGGACGGAACGGCAGCGGAAGACTGGGAGTCCAGACCCCTACATCCTCCTGGGTAACTGCTTGCCCACAACGACTGCTGACGGGacggggggagagatggagacagtCTTCAGCACCCAGCTGGACGATTGCCGTTTCAGGCGAATG ATAACCGAAGACCAGGTAATCTACTCCAATGAGCTGAGCTACTGGGCTGGAGCCATTCAGACTTCTTATCCGGTCACATGTGTTTATCCAAG GCCTCAGGATTGGGGTCCCCCCTTGTACACGCCGACCTGGCTGCTGCTGGAGTCTGGAGATCTGCGCTTCCACATGGCACTCATGAACG GTGACTTCAGTGGGCCGGCCCAGTCCTCCACCTTCTACCTGGGCTCCCTCATCCCCATCTGGGCTGCAGTGGACCAGCAGGCCCACCTtcccctcctgctgctgctggacgaGTGTGTGGCAGCGACCACTCCAGGACCGGACCCCCCCGGACCCGTCTACCCCATCATCGCCAACGGGGG CTGTTTAATGGACAGTAAGATCGGCAGATCCATGTTTCGTCCCAGAGTGAAAACCTCTGAACTTGAGCTTCACGTGCAGGCCTTCAAATTCTCCCTTGGAGCTAAT ATCTATATCCACTGCAGACTGTCTGTTTGGGACCCGGAGAGCCTTGATGAGGGCAAAAAGGCTTGTTTCTACTGCAAAGACGAAAAACG GTGGGTGCTCCTGGATGACcgttcccagaattccctgtgTTCCTGCTGCGATTCCCACTGTGGGTACAGGAAGACGCGTGGCCTGCGCTCAG GTTTCCACGGGCTGACCCACAATGCCATTCTCGGCccgctggtcatccaggacgcACGAGAAACGAGCCTCAACGCATCGGTGAAGTCCCTGAGGACGGCCGGGTTTTGA
- the zp3f.2 gene encoding zona pellucida glycoprotein 3f, tandem duplicate 2 isoform X1: protein MNCLWRGVLALTVVATAIATTYDGDVHIECSNYTVGVTWTVGQHVEFSRVFLGSCFATNVTELPDGSMKIAFRIRLDECRLKRQITAKWVTYNTRLTYKPLPKPQPPVFSVPVECEYRRPMGMFPGFMDPSFGTAFGHGSLRFYMGIANGDFSGPAQSSTFYLGSLIPIWAAVDQQAHLPLLLLLDECVAATTPEPDPSGPVYPVIANGGCLLDSKFGSSRFLPRQRSSELHLSLQAFRFAAGQEVYLHCRIVAWDPQGLDKRRKACQYNKELEGWELLDDPSQSSLCSCCDSHCLSKERRSRSSDSGVQGVTHTATLGPLTIIDGSRGCQHSESGKCPVPEQEDWRP from the exons ATGAATTGCTTATGGCGAGGTGTTTTGGCCTTGACTGTTGTGGCCACAGCCATCGCTACGACTTACGATGGCG ATGTCCATATTGAGTGCAGTAACTACACCGTTGGAGTGACATGGACGGTGGGTCAGCATGTGGAATTCTCACGCGTCTTCCTCGGAAGCTGCTTTGCAACCAACGTCACGGAGCTTCCCGATGGAAGCATGAAGATCGCGTTCAGAATCCGACTCGACGAATGTCGTCTAAAGCGGCAG ATAACAGCGAAGTGGGTGACTTACAATACCAGGCTAACCTACAAGCCGTTACCCAAGCCGCAACCGCCTGTATTCTCAGTTCCTGTTGAGTGCGAGTACAGAAG ACCTATGGGCATGTTCCCAGGATTCATGGACCCATCCTTTGGGACTGCGTTTGGGCACGGAAGCCTGCGGTTCTACATGGGGATTGCTAACG gtgACTTCAGTGGGCCGGCCCAGTCCTCCACCTTCTACCTGGGCTCCCTCATCCCCATCTGGGCTGCAGTGGACCAGCAGGCCCACCTtcccctcctgctgctgctggacgaGTGTGTGGCAGCGACCACTCCAGAACCGGACCCCTCCGGGCCCGTCTACCCCGTCATCGCCaacggggg ATGTCTGCTGGACAGCAAGTTTGGGAGCTCCAGGTTCCTGCCCAGACAGCGAAGCTCGGAGCTGCATCTTTCTCTGCAGGCCTTCCGTTTTGCcgcgggacaggaa GTGTACCTCCACTGCAGGATCGTTGCCTGGGACCCACAGGGACTGGACAAGAGGAGGAAGGCTTGCCAGTACAACAAAGAGCTGGAAGG gtgGGAGCTCTTGGACGATCCTTCCCAGAGTTCCCTCTGTTCCTGCTGTGATTCTCATTGCCTGTCCAAAGAGAGGCGGAGCCGGAGCTCGGACTCAG GGGTGCAGGGTGTGACCCACACGGCCACGCTTGGACCCCTCACCATCATCGACGGGTCTCGGGGATGCCAGCACTCCGAATCGGGGAAGTGTCCCGTGCCAGAACAAG AGGACTGGAGGCCATGA
- the zp3f.2 gene encoding zona pellucida glycoprotein 3f, tandem duplicate 2 isoform X3, translated as MKIAFRIRLDECRLKRQITAKWVTYNTRLTYKPLPKPQPPVFSVPVECEYRRPMGMFPGFMDPSFGTAFGHGSLRFYMGIANGDFSGPAQSSTFYLGSLIPIWAAVDQQAHLPLLLLLDECVAATTPEPDPSGPVYPVIANGGCLLDSKFGSSRFLPRQRSSELHLSLQAFRFAAGQEVYLHCRIVAWDPQGLDKRRKACQYNKELEGWELLDDPSQSSLCSCCDSHCLSKERRSRSSDSGVQGVTHTATLGPLTIIDGSRGCQHSESGKCPVPEQEDWRP; from the exons ATGAAGATCGCGTTCAGAATCCGACTCGACGAATGTCGTCTAAAGCGGCAG ATAACAGCGAAGTGGGTGACTTACAATACCAGGCTAACCTACAAGCCGTTACCCAAGCCGCAACCGCCTGTATTCTCAGTTCCTGTTGAGTGCGAGTACAGAAG ACCTATGGGCATGTTCCCAGGATTCATGGACCCATCCTTTGGGACTGCGTTTGGGCACGGAAGCCTGCGGTTCTACATGGGGATTGCTAACG gtgACTTCAGTGGGCCGGCCCAGTCCTCCACCTTCTACCTGGGCTCCCTCATCCCCATCTGGGCTGCAGTGGACCAGCAGGCCCACCTtcccctcctgctgctgctggacgaGTGTGTGGCAGCGACCACTCCAGAACCGGACCCCTCCGGGCCCGTCTACCCCGTCATCGCCaacggggg ATGTCTGCTGGACAGCAAGTTTGGGAGCTCCAGGTTCCTGCCCAGACAGCGAAGCTCGGAGCTGCATCTTTCTCTGCAGGCCTTCCGTTTTGCcgcgggacaggaa GTGTACCTCCACTGCAGGATCGTTGCCTGGGACCCACAGGGACTGGACAAGAGGAGGAAGGCTTGCCAGTACAACAAAGAGCTGGAAGG gtgGGAGCTCTTGGACGATCCTTCCCAGAGTTCCCTCTGTTCCTGCTGTGATTCTCATTGCCTGTCCAAAGAGAGGCGGAGCCGGAGCTCGGACTCAG GGGTGCAGGGTGTGACCCACACGGCCACGCTTGGACCCCTCACCATCATCGACGGGTCTCGGGGATGCCAGCACTCCGAATCGGGGAAGTGTCCCGTGCCAGAACAAG AGGACTGGAGGCCATGA
- the zp3f.2 gene encoding zona pellucida glycoprotein 3f, tandem duplicate 2 isoform X2, whose protein sequence is MNCLWRGVLALTVVATAIATTYDGDVHIECSNYTVGVTWTVGQHVEFSRVFLGSCFATNVTELPDGSMKIAFRIRLDECRLKRQITAKWVTYNTRLTYKPLPKPQPPVFSVPVECEYRRPMGMFPGFMDPSFGTAFGHGSLRFYMGIANGDFSGPAQSSTFYLGSLIPIWAAVDQQAHLPLLLLLDECVAATTPEPDPSGPVYPVIANGGCLLDSKFGSSRFLPRQRSSELHLSLQAFRFAAGQEVYLHCRIVAWDPQGLDKRRKACQYNKELEGWELLDDPSQSSLCSCCDSHCLSKERRSRSSDSGAGRFRF, encoded by the exons ATGAATTGCTTATGGCGAGGTGTTTTGGCCTTGACTGTTGTGGCCACAGCCATCGCTACGACTTACGATGGCG ATGTCCATATTGAGTGCAGTAACTACACCGTTGGAGTGACATGGACGGTGGGTCAGCATGTGGAATTCTCACGCGTCTTCCTCGGAAGCTGCTTTGCAACCAACGTCACGGAGCTTCCCGATGGAAGCATGAAGATCGCGTTCAGAATCCGACTCGACGAATGTCGTCTAAAGCGGCAG ATAACAGCGAAGTGGGTGACTTACAATACCAGGCTAACCTACAAGCCGTTACCCAAGCCGCAACCGCCTGTATTCTCAGTTCCTGTTGAGTGCGAGTACAGAAG ACCTATGGGCATGTTCCCAGGATTCATGGACCCATCCTTTGGGACTGCGTTTGGGCACGGAAGCCTGCGGTTCTACATGGGGATTGCTAACG gtgACTTCAGTGGGCCGGCCCAGTCCTCCACCTTCTACCTGGGCTCCCTCATCCCCATCTGGGCTGCAGTGGACCAGCAGGCCCACCTtcccctcctgctgctgctggacgaGTGTGTGGCAGCGACCACTCCAGAACCGGACCCCTCCGGGCCCGTCTACCCCGTCATCGCCaacggggg ATGTCTGCTGGACAGCAAGTTTGGGAGCTCCAGGTTCCTGCCCAGACAGCGAAGCTCGGAGCTGCATCTTTCTCTGCAGGCCTTCCGTTTTGCcgcgggacaggaa GTGTACCTCCACTGCAGGATCGTTGCCTGGGACCCACAGGGACTGGACAAGAGGAGGAAGGCTTGCCAGTACAACAAAGAGCTGGAAGG gtgGGAGCTCTTGGACGATCCTTCCCAGAGTTCCCTCTGTTCCTGCTGTGATTCTCATTGCCTGTCCAAAGAGAGGCGGAGCCGGAGCTCGGACTCAG GGGCGGGGAGATTCCGTTTTTAG
- the nedd8l gene encoding NEDD8 ubiquitin like modifier, like isoform X1 — protein sequence MLFKLGTVPKQTLTGKEIEIDIEPTDKVERIKERVEEKEGIPPQQQRLIYSGKQMNDEKTAADYKIQGGSVLHLVLALRGGAS from the exons ATGCTTTTTAAGCTAGGTACTGTGCCCAAACAA ACGCTCACCGGCAAAGAAATCGAGATTGATATTGAGCCCACAGACAAG gtggaaAGGATTAAAGAAAGAGTagaggagaaagaagggattCCACCTCAGCAACAGAGACTCATCTACAGTGGGaaacaaat gaaTGATGAGAAGACCGCTGCGGACTACAAGATCCAGGGGGGCTCTGTGCTCCACTTGGTTCTGGCActaaggggcggggcctcataA
- the nedd8l gene encoding NEDD8 ubiquitin like modifier, like isoform X2: MLIKVKTLTGKEIEIDIEPTDKVERIKERVEEKEGIPPQQQRLIYSGKQMNDEKTAADYKIQGGSVLHLVLALRGGAS, from the exons ATGTTGATTAAGGTTAAG ACGCTCACCGGCAAAGAAATCGAGATTGATATTGAGCCCACAGACAAG gtggaaAGGATTAAAGAAAGAGTagaggagaaagaagggattCCACCTCAGCAACAGAGACTCATCTACAGTGGGaaacaaat gaaTGATGAGAAGACCGCTGCGGACTACAAGATCCAGGGGGGCTCTGTGCTCCACTTGGTTCTGGCActaaggggcggggcctcataA
- the ap1g2 gene encoding AP-1 complex subunit gamma-like 2 produces the protein MSPSVRLQEMIRVIRSARTQGEERGVIQRECAAIRAQFRQADNGGRSHNLAKLLYVHMLGYPAHFGQMECVRLIASPRYSEKRVGYLGAMLLLDEKQDASLLITNSIKNDLSHSSQYVQSLALCTLACMGSAEMCRDLAPEIERLLRASNSYIKKKAALCAVHIVRKVPELGELFTPSARSLLSEKNHGVLHGAVVLITELCERSPETLVQFRKAVPELVQVMKGLVMSGYSPEHNVAGISDPFLQVRILRLLRILGRNDDVASDAMNDLLAQVATNTDSSKTAGSAVLYETVLTIMDIKSESGLRVLAVNILGRFLLNNDRNIRYISMTSLQKIVQTDHNAVQRHRGTIVDCMKDQDASVKRRALELSLALVSAVNIRSLMKELLLFLSCCPPELRSHTASGIFNAAERYAPSQRWHIDTILHVLTTAGGDVRDETVPNLIQLITTATELHCYTVHKLYRALVTDISQQSLVQVACWCIGEYGDLLLEGECEETEPVQVTEDDVLDALETVLQSHMSAPATRGFALTATMKLSTRITQNVDRIRSIVSIYGSCIDVELQQRAVEYNALFRKYDHMRAAVLERMPVIDKNSPGHTNGEMVAGGTLKGLEQTKNKQEEGTEAPQPAAQVCDLLDLLGGSDEPLQPRLAAPAPPGLGAVSSSVGGDLLDLLGGLDPAPVCASAAPGVKVYEKNGVTLTLQCDRQTDTSVTVTLVASNSSHCDITHFTLQAAVPKSVQLQMKAPSGDVILADGLGQVTQTVLLNNPNKVSLRMRVRVSFSAQGSTIQDTVQIDSFPAAACE, from the exons atgTCTCCGTCGGTGCGGCTGCAGGAGATGATCCGTGTGATCCGCAGTGCTCGGACTCAGGGTGAGGAGCGGGGGGTGATCCAGCGGGAGTGCGCCGCCATACGGGCGCAGTTCCGCCAGGCGGACAACGGGGGGCGCTCTCACAACCTGGCGAAGCTGCTCTACGTGCACATGCTGGGCTACCCCGCCCACTTTGGACAG aTGGAGTGTGTGCGTCTGATTGCCAGTCCGCGGTACAGCGAGAAGCGGGTGGGCTACCTGGGGGCCATGTTGCTGCTGGACGAGAAACAGGACGCCAGCCTGCTGATCACCAACTCCATTAAAAA tGACCTGTCTCATAGCAGTCAGTATGTGCAGTCTCTGGCTCTGTGCACTCTGGCCTGCATGGGCTCGGCTGAGATGTGCAGAGACCTGGCTCCTGAGATCGAACGGCTCCTGCGAGCCTCCAACTCCTACATCAAGAAGAAG GCAGCGTTGTGTGCGGTCCATATCGTGAGGAAGGTTCCAGAACTGGGCGAGCTCTTCACCCCATCTGCTCGCTCTCTGCTGTCTGAGAAAAACCAcg GAGTTCTGCATGGAGCCGTGGTTCTCATCACTGAGCTGTGTGAACGCAGCCCAGAGACACTGGTCCAGTTTCGCAAG gcagTTCCAGAGCTGGTCCAGGTTATGAAGGGTCTGGTGATGTCTGGTTACTCCCCAGAACACAACGTTGCCGGGATCAGTGACCCGTTCCTGCAG gtgcgcATCCTGAGGTTgctgaggattctgggaagaAACGACGACGTGGCGAGTGACGCGATGAACGACCTTCTGGCACAG GTGGCGACGAACACAGACAGCAGTAAGACTGCGGGCAGTGCCGTGCTGTACGAGACTGTGCTCACCATCATGGACATCAAGTCTGAGAGCGGCCTGAGG GTCTTGGCTGTGAATATTCTGGGGAGATTCCTGTTGAACAATGACAGGAACATTCG tTATATCTCCATGACATCGCTGCAGAAGATTGTGCAGACGGACCACAATGCAGTGCAGCGTCATCGTGGGACTATCGTGGACTGCATGAAAGATCAGGATGCCTCAGTCAAACG GCGAGCATTGGAGCTGTCTCTGGCTCTGGTCTCTGCCGTGAACATCCGCTCCCTGATGAAGGagctgctcctcttcctctcctgctgccCGCCTGAGCTCCGATCCCACACCGCCTCTGGAATCTTCAACGCCGCAGAGAG GTATGCCCCATCTCAGCGCTGGCACATCGATACCATCCTGCATGTTCTTACCACG GCAGGGGGCGATGTGAGAGATGAGACGGTGCCCAATTTGATCCAGCTCATTACCACGGCAACAGAGCTGCACTGCTACACTGTACACAAACTGTACAGGGCACTGGTGACTGACATCTCacag CAATCTCTGGTGCAGGTGGCCTGCTGGTGTATTGGGGAGTATGGAGACCTCCTGCTGGAAGGAGAGTGTGAGGAGACAGAACCTGTAcag GTTACAGAGGATGATGTTCTGGACGCCTTGGAGACGGTGCTACAGTCTCACATGTCCGCCCCGGCGACCAGAGGTTTCGCTCTCACGGCAACCATGAAGCTGAGCACCCGAATCACGCAGAACGTGGA tCGTATCAGGAGCATTGTCAGCATCTATGGCAGCTGCATTGACGTGGagctccagcagagggcagtagagTACAACGCGCTCTTCAGGAAGTACGACCACATGAG GGCTGCCGTGCTGGAGAGGATGCCCGTGATTGACAAGAACTCCCCGGGACACACCAACGGGGAGATGGTGGCGGGAGGAACCCTGAAAGGGCTGGAGCAAACCAAAAACAAGCAGGAGGAGGGGACAGAGGCTCCACAACCTGCAGCCCAG gtgtgtgaccTGTTGGACCTGTTGGGGGGGTCTGATGAGCCTCTGCAGCCCCGCCTggctgcccccgcccctccaggcCTCGGCGCTGTGAGCAGCAGTGTTGGGGGGGACCTGCTGGACCTGCTGGGGGGCCTGGATCCGGCCCCAG TGTGTGCATCTGCAGCGCCCGGTGTGAAGGTGTACGAGAAGAACGGAGTGACTCTGACTCTGCAgtgtgacagacagacggacaccaGCGTCACCGTCACCCTCGTCGCCTCTAACTCctcccactgtgacatcacacacttcACGCTGCAGGCGGCGGTGCCCAAG AGCGTGCAGCTGCAAATGAAAGCTCCAAGCGGTGATGTCATACTCGCTGATGGACTGGGTCAGGTGACCCAGACTGTCCTTCTCAACAACCCcaacaag GTGAGTCTGCGAATGCGGGTTCGAGTCTCATTCTCTGCCCAGGGCTCCACCATTCAGGACACCGTGCAGATCGACTCCTTCCCCGCTGCGgcctgtgagtga